TCACACAGAGTCTCACACAGGAAAAAGCAAAGGTTAAACCGATTGGCCTAACCCCTTGATATCACTGGAGCCGGCAGGGGGGGTCGAACCCCCGGCCTGCTGATTACGAATCAGCTGCTCTACCACTGAGCTATGCCGGCACTCAACTCATGTGGCCTTGAGTATTACTGATTCTTCTTCCAAAATCAACGGCTACCAGGGGAGAATAGCGGGTTTTTTCGGAGGCGCCCGGCTAGCGTCCCACACACTTATAGAGCTCGGAAAGGGAAGGCTCGAATCCAGTGGTTGGCTAAGGCTCGATTTCTAACGGTAAATAAAACTGGTTCATCCGGAATAAGCGTCCTTTTTAACAAAAGAGTGGGCATGCGGTCTCCGAACCGGACTTGTTGGCGCCGGGTTATCTGGGCCAGGGTGCCCTACTCTGACCTACTCACCTAGCCACTCACCAAAGAAAAAGGAGGCCAAAAATATTGACCTCCAAACTCGCAACCGTTGGCGGAAGTGCATGGGAATCGAACCCACCTACCGCCTTATTCAGACGGTACACCGGATTTGAAGTCCGGGGGCCCCACCAGTGAACCTCGCACTTCCGTATTAATTATCAACTACTTACAATTTTAGGTTTCGTAATTTCTTTCGCCGGGAGCACTTTTTCGTCCGGGCCACTTTCCGGTCCCACTTCCAACCGGTGATATGCACTTTTGGCACCATGGACAACCACGCTATTGTATCGTTTATGATCCAGAGTTCTGACCTTGCCAACTGTTTCCAATATACCATAAGCCTGATCGCAAAGGAAGAAAACCCTCGGCTCCGAGATTTTGGTATCCTCCGCCTCCAGTCCCCGCTCCTGTTTGCCAGCGGGCCAGGCTCGGAAGTGCAACGGCCCCTGGCGGTGGTAGTGGTCGGCGGCCTGTTCACCGCCACGTCCTGACTCCGGTGGTTCTACCGGTGCTCTATCATTATTTCGCAGAGCCGCAAGGGAATAACTCAAGCCTCCTAACGGTTCTCCTTTGAATCTAATAATTTTTTCCTTTTAAGAAATACCATCCATCCTCCTAAGCCTAACCCCCAAAGCCCCACGATGACCTCAAGGTGCTTATATTGTATCCTACCAAAAGCTAAATAAGATAGAAGAATACCGAGCATGATCAAACTGTAATATTTGCATATTTTATCCATTACCTTTGAAACAGCAAAACCTATTGTCCCCACGATATAGGTAACTGAGAATACAATGATTAATATCATTAAATAGAATGAAGCAATATACAGCATATTCCGCATTCTGGTAATATTAAATAACGCCTTGAAGTTTCTAAAACGGATATTAGAAGCCGTATCAACCGGCAAATAGATGCCGTAATGAGGTGGCCACCATACCGGTTTTAAATGCACTAATTGCAGATAATATTTATTATTTATAAAACGGTCCATGCTTAAGTTGACCTTGGTTTTTAAGACTTGGTCTATCGACATTATCCGTATATCTTTTTGAGAAGCAACCCAAGATAACAGTTCAGAAAATTTATCATAACTCATCTTGTAATTAATATCTTCTTGTTCAGTAACCGTTTCTACGTCACTGAAGACGTATTGATGAAAGACCACACAGATAATCGGATCATAATCCACAATTTTACGAGCATATTCGATTGTATTTCTTAAATTATCTAAATTACAGGTAGCGGGTAATATCTTCAGAGAAGTGGAAGGAACTGTCTCGCCTTCCATGCCAGCAGAAAGACATTGGAAATTCAGCTTTTCCAGCACTTCTATGGTAATGGCGTCGTAAGCGTTATAAGGTGGGACAAAAGTGATCATTGGCTTGTCAAGAACCTTTTCCAGAAAAGCCTTGCCTTTCTTGAGCTTATCCATCTGGGTAGAATAATCGAGGGTCTGGAATTCCGTGTGCCATCCTTTGGTTTGCAGAGTTTGATGGGAATATCCGTGTTGGGTTGCGTCCATAGCACCTGCTTTAATGGCATCCCGTGCAATAGCGATTTTTTCAGGGGTGAGTGGAATTACATCTTGAGGCTCAAATCCAAGGTAATTCTTAGCTTTCACAAAAGGAATAATACTGAAAGTACAGCAGACGTTATGCTTCTTGAAATCAGCTATGATTCTTTTCTCCAGTTCAGTATCAGTGCGGCTGCAATAGTCATCATATCTGAAAACAACTGTAACGTAATGAGGTAAATTTTTAGCTTCAATGGTTTCAGGATATAAAGTCAAAATAACTATGATGGGCAATAATAATACAACGATATTCTTATAGACATTAGCCCAGAACCTGAGTGACGAATTGATTCCCGACCGTAACCCGTCAGCTCTTCGAGCAAATTCAAGCATTCTCATCAACTCCTTTGACGAGCCACACTATCATATTTAAATCAAAAATAATATTTTTTAGAGGAATGATGCTCTGATTGGAATAACTTTCACTTTTGAAGAATGAAAGAAACCCATGATAGAACTCCTGCCTGGACGCACAGGCGGATAACTTCCTTTCCCCTCAAAGCCACCGGAATCTCTTCCCTCCCAATGCCCCGCCCATATATTCAGACGCTTAATAAAATTTTGGCTCTCATTCATCTCGTTTTATCAGTTAAATAAATCAAAAATTAATCTCATTTTCAGCAAAACTTAACAATTCGCCTTTAAAATCTCTTTGATTAACTAAGTTATTCTTATAGTTTTATGGTTTGCTCTTAAGATCGCTTAAATCTCTTATGGACATAATCGGCCATCAAGAACATGGATAAATACTATGTTAAACAATTGTGGCAACAAC
This sequence is a window from Desulfobaccales bacterium. Protein-coding genes within it:
- a CDS encoding efflux RND transporter permease subunit; protein product: MIQSSDLANCFQYTISLIAKEENPRLRDFGILRLQSPLLFASGPGSEVQRPLAVVVVGGLFTATS
- a CDS encoding DUF2334 domain-containing protein, with protein sequence MLEFARRADGLRSGINSSLRFWANVYKNIVVLLLPIIVILTLYPETIEAKNLPHYVTVVFRYDDYCSRTDTELEKRIIADFKKHNVCCTFSIIPFVKAKNYLGFEPQDVIPLTPEKIAIARDAIKAGAMDATQHGYSHQTLQTKGWHTEFQTLDYSTQMDKLKKGKAFLEKVLDKPMITFVPPYNAYDAITIEVLEKLNFQCLSAGMEGETVPSTSLKILPATCNLDNLRNTIEYARKIVDYDPIICVVFHQYVFSDVETVTEQEDINYKMSYDKFSELLSWVASQKDIRIMSIDQVLKTKVNLSMDRFINNKYYLQLVHLKPVWWPPHYGIYLPVDTASNIRFRNFKALFNITRMRNMLYIASFYLMILIIVFSVTYIVGTIGFAVSKVMDKICKYYSLIMLGILLSYLAFGRIQYKHLEVIVGLWGLGLGGWMVFLKRKKLLDSKENR